In a single window of the Paenibacillus sp. MMS20-IR301 genome:
- a CDS encoding thioredoxin family protein, which produces MAIIIAEDAVSVREQLQAEGTVLVDYGASWCPPCRTLLPILEELNVEYGEAVKMIKVDCDELPELASEAGVMSMPTVIVYSGGQAVEKLVGLRPKSVYQGVLNKTAGLLRNTI; this is translated from the coding sequence ATGGCTATCATTATTGCTGAGGACGCCGTAAGTGTACGGGAACAGCTGCAGGCTGAAGGAACAGTACTGGTGGATTACGGTGCTTCGTGGTGTCCGCCCTGCAGAACGCTGCTGCCGATTCTGGAAGAGCTGAATGTGGAATACGGGGAAGCGGTAAAGATGATTAAGGTTGATTGCGATGAACTGCCGGAGCTGGCATCTGAAGCCGGAGTGATGAGCATGCCGACAGTCATCGTCTACAGCGGCGGGCAGGCGGTTGAGAAGCTGGTCGGCCTGCGGCCGAAATCGGTATATCAGGGCGTGCTGAACAAAACTGCCGGGTTGCTCCGGAATACTATATAA
- a CDS encoding CHAD domain-containing protein, whose translation MTAQQLTKDKQVSKTRQWEQAMNRLYINFQDYSKGALQGFGDEDIHQARVNSRKLLTLLSILDPAHSATEELYSTFKQAQKKLGKVRDADVLIASFKERRKAAKEAGDTKTAELLKAVIRHQKDKRKAFRKKLEEALPKLSGKTLDLQWNRFISEQLEPLAAKKDANVVMRELEVAFEQKQKTCKTLFKAPGAAESTEAFDALHELRIAAKELRYTANAAAFALNQKFHAHEAIYKDIQEQLGVINDKRVWLETLNAIGREELDVGKKTWAAFTEGLKAEVLEALHQNEVVPVTVSTKL comes from the coding sequence ATGACCGCCCAACAACTGACAAAGGACAAGCAAGTAAGCAAAACCAGACAATGGGAACAGGCTATGAACAGGCTCTATATTAATTTTCAGGATTACAGCAAGGGAGCGCTCCAGGGCTTCGGGGATGAAGATATCCACCAGGCCAGAGTTAACAGCCGCAAGCTGCTGACCCTTCTGTCTATTCTGGATCCGGCGCATTCAGCCACGGAAGAGCTGTACAGCACCTTCAAGCAGGCCCAGAAAAAGCTCGGTAAAGTCCGGGACGCCGATGTACTGATTGCCTCATTCAAGGAGCGCCGCAAGGCAGCGAAAGAAGCCGGCGACACCAAAACTGCAGAGCTGCTGAAAGCAGTAATCCGGCACCAGAAGGATAAGCGGAAGGCGTTCCGCAAAAAGCTGGAGGAGGCCCTCCCCAAGCTGTCCGGCAAAACGCTTGATCTGCAGTGGAACCGCTTTATCAGTGAACAGCTGGAGCCTCTGGCCGCCAAAAAGGATGCGAATGTGGTCATGCGTGAGCTGGAGGTCGCTTTCGAGCAGAAGCAGAAAACCTGCAAGACCCTGTTCAAGGCACCGGGCGCTGCTGAGTCAACAGAGGCATTCGATGCGCTTCATGAGCTGCGGATTGCGGCCAAGGAGCTGCGTTATACAGCAAATGCAGCTGCGTTCGCACTGAATCAGAAATTCCATGCCCACGAAGCAATCTATAAGGATATTCAGGAGCAGCTCGGGGTCATTAACGATAAGCGGGTGTGGCTGGAAACCCTGAATGCCATAGGACGCGAGGAGCTGGATGTCGGCAAAAAAACATGGGCCGCATTCACCGAAGGCCTCAAGGCTGAGGTACTGGAAGCCCTGCATCAGAACGAGGTTGTTCCTGTAACCGTAAGCACGAAATTATAA
- a CDS encoding SDR family NAD(P)-dependent oxidoreductase has protein sequence MTKVACVTGADRGLGLHLARSLLENKYRVFAGRYLADWGELDKLKAQYPDKLILIPLDIGNVESVKKAARSIAGSTGHIDLIINNAAIIHEADDATMLVDMDDEAMAQIYNVNTLGSLRVSNALMGLLLQGKQRLIVNISSEAGSIGQNKRINMYGYCMSKAALNMQSSLMHNHLRVMGGQVMVYHPGWLQSYMHGEKNLEAPIAPEDSAYKLMGIIQEHKKYQSEEPVYIDLDGNLWPW, from the coding sequence ATGACAAAGGTTGCTTGTGTTACCGGTGCTGACCGCGGGCTGGGATTGCACCTTGCGCGCTCGCTGCTGGAGAATAAGTACAGAGTATTTGCCGGCCGGTACTTGGCGGACTGGGGTGAGCTGGATAAGCTGAAAGCGCAATACCCGGACAAGCTGATACTGATTCCTCTGGATATCGGCAATGTAGAGAGTGTGAAGAAGGCGGCACGCAGCATAGCCGGGAGTACAGGGCATATTGATCTCATAATTAACAATGCTGCTATAATTCACGAGGCTGATGATGCTACAATGCTTGTAGATATGGATGATGAAGCCATGGCGCAGATCTATAATGTGAACACGCTTGGTTCGCTGAGAGTGAGCAATGCGCTCATGGGACTGTTATTGCAGGGCAAGCAGCGGCTGATTGTTAATATCTCTTCGGAGGCCGGCAGCATCGGGCAGAACAAACGGATTAATATGTACGGCTACTGCATGTCGAAGGCAGCGCTTAATATGCAGTCCTCACTGATGCATAATCATCTGCGTGTGATGGGCGGGCAGGTCATGGTCTATCATCCCGGCTGGCTGCAATCCTATATGCACGGCGAGAAGAATCTTGAAGCGCCTATTGCTCCGGAGGATTCTGCTTACAAGCTTATGGGCATCATCCAGGAGCATAAGAAGTATCAGAGTGAGGAGCCTGTCTATATTGATCTTGACGGCAATCTGTGGCCCTGGTAA
- a CDS encoding lipoyl protein ligase domain-containing protein, whose protein sequence is MRFEPYTVLGHGAAGGLPGEMILFTHLEGDAESAQDMLLPFAFEEVLCRDVGAGVIAPVLHLWMHPGGVALGLRDSRLPRAAEAMAALERQGMRTAVRHSGGAAVPLDAGIVNVSLLLPKPAGKLDFHDDFRLLAALITEAVAVSHPQAAAFVRAEEVTGSYCPGDFDLSIGGRKFCGIAQRRQSSAYFVHAFVVVSGSGLERGELIRSFYAEAAAGDESLDYPRVRPETIAALGELGGPASAAVFAEGIRQAAARRGTRLKPAALVQQETGFRLRYSDPRVLEAARVLRERYAR, encoded by the coding sequence ATGAGATTTGAGCCTTATACTGTGCTTGGTCATGGAGCAGCGGGCGGGCTGCCCGGAGAGATGATCCTCTTCACGCATTTGGAAGGGGACGCAGAGTCAGCTCAGGATATGCTCCTGCCGTTCGCCTTCGAAGAGGTGCTCTGCCGTGATGTCGGAGCGGGAGTGATTGCTCCGGTGCTGCATCTATGGATGCACCCGGGCGGTGTAGCCCTGGGGCTGCGGGACAGCAGGCTGCCCCGTGCCGCAGAAGCGATGGCGGCCCTTGAGCGGCAGGGAATGCGCACGGCGGTCCGGCATTCCGGCGGCGCTGCGGTGCCGCTGGATGCCGGAATCGTCAACGTCTCTCTGCTGCTCCCTAAGCCTGCGGGTAAGCTGGACTTTCACGATGACTTCCGGCTGCTGGCTGCGCTGATTACTGAGGCGGTAGCCGTAAGCCATCCCCAGGCAGCGGCGTTCGTCCGCGCCGAGGAAGTCACCGGGTCGTACTGTCCCGGAGACTTCGACCTGTCCATCGGCGGGCGCAAATTCTGCGGTATCGCCCAGCGGAGGCAGAGCAGCGCGTACTTCGTTCACGCGTTCGTGGTCGTATCCGGCTCCGGCCTGGAGCGCGGAGAACTTATCCGCAGCTTCTATGCAGAAGCTGCGGCCGGGGATGAGTCTCTGGACTACCCGCGGGTGCGTCCAGAGACTATCGCTGCCCTCGGTGAGCTTGGCGGCCCGGCTTCGGCCGCCGTATTCGCCGAGGGCATCCGGCAGGCGGCTGCCCGCCGGGGCACCCGGTTGAAGCCTGCTGCACTTGTGCAGCAGGA
- the ytxJ gene encoding bacillithiol system redox-active protein YtxJ — MSIQQIHTLDELQQYVGQPGKKLLFKHSTTCPISAKAHEEFKAYSQDSATPAAIVHVIEDRPVSNQIAEDFGIKHESPQIFLLEDGEVRWNTSHWKITRNAIKEAVEQ, encoded by the coding sequence ATGTCCATTCAACAAATCCATACACTGGATGAACTGCAGCAATACGTCGGCCAGCCCGGCAAAAAATTGCTTTTCAAGCACAGCACCACCTGCCCGATCAGTGCCAAAGCCCATGAGGAGTTCAAGGCGTATTCCCAGGATTCCGCTACTCCTGCAGCTATAGTACATGTCATTGAAGACCGTCCTGTATCCAATCAGATCGCCGAGGATTTCGGCATTAAGCATGAATCACCGCAAATTTTCCTGCTTGAGGATGGCGAGGTCCGCTGGAACACCTCCCACTGGAAGATTACCCGGAATGCCATCAAGGAAGCTGTAGAACAATGA
- a CDS encoding ThuA domain-containing protein, which produces MASLKALAFGSYSEVKYHPFAGVDREIEGLLAPDLDVISTEDYGLMNPQQLAECSLVVSYTEFSDQPLSAAESGALLSYVAGGGGLLVIHNGISLQRNQELGLMLGAHFTHHPDYTALQMSITAPEHPIMDGISNFVIEDEPYYFEQLPYFATTVLAEYPHGGAMRQAAWCHPFGQGRIVYLMPGHHLPSFSVEPFRRMIRRGGLWAAGLL; this is translated from the coding sequence ATGGCTTCTTTAAAAGCACTGGCATTCGGCAGCTACAGCGAAGTGAAATATCATCCGTTCGCAGGTGTGGACCGTGAGATTGAGGGGCTTCTGGCCCCGGACCTCGACGTTATCTCTACTGAGGATTACGGGCTGATGAATCCGCAGCAGCTTGCTGAATGCAGCCTGGTTGTTTCGTATACGGAGTTCTCGGATCAGCCGCTATCTGCTGCTGAATCCGGTGCGCTGCTGTCTTATGTCGCGGGCGGCGGCGGTCTGCTCGTAATACACAATGGAATCTCCCTGCAGCGCAATCAGGAGCTTGGACTGATGCTGGGGGCCCATTTCACCCACCATCCCGATTATACCGCGCTGCAGATGAGCATCACTGCTCCGGAGCATCCGATAATGGACGGAATCAGCAATTTTGTTATTGAGGATGAGCCGTATTATTTCGAACAGCTGCCCTATTTCGCAACAACAGTGCTGGCGGAGTATCCCCACGGCGGGGCGATGAGACAGGCAGCGTGGTGCCATCCGTTCGGACAAGGGCGGATTGTCTACCTGATGCCCGGGCATCATCTGCCGTCTTTCTCGGTAGAGCCTTTCCGTAGGATGATCCGCAGAGGCGGGCTGTGGGCCGCCGGGTTACTGTAG
- a CDS encoding glutaredoxin family protein, whose protein sequence is MSANVIVYSTSGCSDCNQVKQLLTSKGVPFEVRDVMASAAYQDEVEQLGFMGIPVTVYGGRAVKGFNLPELQELIDAAAE, encoded by the coding sequence ATGAGCGCAAACGTTATTGTCTATTCTACCTCAGGCTGCAGCGACTGCAATCAGGTAAAGCAGCTGCTTACAAGCAAGGGAGTACCTTTTGAAGTCAGAGATGTCATGGCGAGCGCCGCCTACCAGGATGAAGTAGAGCAGCTTGGCTTCATGGGGATTCCAGTCACCGTGTACGGGGGCCGGGCGGTCAAAGGCTTCAATCTTCCAGAGCTCCAGGAGCTTATCGACGCTGCCGCCGAGTAA
- a CDS encoding MerR family transcriptional regulator produces MKIGELAASTGVSVRSLRYYEAQGLIKPLRQDNGYREYSPLAVETVETIKLYLNLGLSTGEIAGFLHCVLKNKEAFCAEVMPLYRSKLEEIERQLVQLNQIKQNLQERMASILEEQQAAGEAVELADRTARGRENELK; encoded by the coding sequence ATGAAGATAGGTGAACTCGCAGCAAGCACGGGCGTAAGTGTCCGTTCATTACGATATTATGAGGCTCAGGGACTGATTAAACCGCTCCGCCAGGATAACGGGTACCGCGAATATTCGCCGCTGGCCGTGGAGACGGTGGAGACGATCAAGCTCTATTTGAATCTGGGCTTGTCCACCGGGGAGATTGCCGGCTTCCTGCATTGTGTTCTTAAGAATAAAGAGGCTTTCTGTGCCGAAGTCATGCCGCTGTACCGCAGTAAGCTGGAAGAAATCGAGCGCCAGCTGGTGCAGCTGAATCAGATTAAGCAGAATCTGCAGGAGCGGATGGCTTCCATCCTGGAGGAGCAGCAGGCAGCCGGTGAAGCAGTTGAACTGGCAGACAGGACGGCCCGCGGCAGAGAGAATGAATTGAAGTAG